A stretch of the Musa acuminata AAA Group cultivar baxijiao chromosome BXJ2-7, Cavendish_Baxijiao_AAA, whole genome shotgun sequence genome encodes the following:
- the LOC135616180 gene encoding uncharacterized protein LOC135616180 yields the protein MRRSHSLLRPAFSSAWPPSLRPPCLRPVASAHLSTASAPHQPTERVSAIVDEISRLSLLEVADLTEALRTRLGVEQMPVMAIMTPGMGAAAGFPGPAGAAGAAPEEKEEKTAFDLKLESFDAAAKIKIIKEVRTFTDLGLKEAKELVEKAPAVLKKGVPKEDAEKIVEKMKEIGAKVVLE from the coding sequence atgaggCGATCCCACTCTCTCCTCCGCCCCGCTTTCTCGAGCGCATGGCCTCCCTCCCTCCGTCCGCCATGTCTCCGTCCGGTCGCTTCTGCCCACCTCTCTACCGCATCGGCCCCCCACCAGCCCACCGAGCGGGTCTCCGCCATCGTCGACGAGATCTCCCGCCTTTCCCTCCTCGAGGTCGCCGATCTCACGGAGGCCCTCCGGACCCGGCTGGGCGTCGAGCAGATGCCGGTCATGGCCATCATGACCCCCGGCATGGGTGCCGCCGCCGGCTTCCCTGGACCCGCCGGTGCCGCCGGTGCGGCGCCtgaggagaaggaggagaagacGGCGTTCGATCTGAAGCTGGAGAGCTTCGACGCGGCCGCCAAGATCAAGATCATCAAGGAAGTGAGGACCTTCACGGACCTGGGGCTGAAGGAGGCCAAGGAGCTCGTGGAAAAGGCCCCAGCCGTGCTGAAGAAGGGGGTGCCCAAGGAGGATGCGGAGAAGATCGTGGAGAAGATGAAGGAGATAGGTGCTAAAGTTGTTTTGGAATGA